The following proteins are co-located in the Microplitis demolitor isolate Queensland-Clemson2020A chromosome 5, iyMicDemo2.1a, whole genome shotgun sequence genome:
- the LOC103570827 gene encoding mucin-5AC isoform X1 produces MIVRKMMISMITWLSLSTLVSVESSDRWSRQTSNSEWIPLARPRSALPHQTSVVSSHSQSPSGSVLLRNTNNNIQSLNLPPALQQEYQQQLLQLQKTQESIQKLLLLQQQLRSQQQLLQNQAYLPNVVDDNKQPFRQNAIPNRQVDFNSETSPPQLSPDALPPVYSSQQFKQSQEAAIEGGVPPSGGSGNDDKGENSDEEIQVVYVPAETLAQRGQSKEERNRDHNQFSFSRHENRYSPQTNQQQVDSPSSTGVSAEDNNYNQEYVQFPQGQEAVDQFYKEARQKELDRLNEEGKEIARQAKLQAAARQREQERARQRDMEKKIKELAKIEELAKQRELDRIREARERQRAEEEQARRKEEKARQAEIERLAALERQKNAEIERSIARQKELEKLAREDEEHREKAAALKSSEDQIHHQHHTETGKPKGTRHRSKPRTRPQKEDSQESSTIPPPNQPPLAVFMGPDLEAQESQPQFQVIDALRFLRDAKTIAVLDHVSSSNPRVFVGPANLDPPHGYSKFELPYLSSLDMNRVERRVDKLPFFVAPLSFNPPVGYYKIPFPHPHIGSVIVNSIDDNIGPSASQESSKTVPNVIDQNLPFTGPGQAYQASYDSANLAPYGYSPAQQQTVTPQYPGSYPTANEGYKYRHQYDQQSVTPYPNEYTTDYRKPNVVSSYSYNPELNPTTPAYQDGYSHTRVQPNKDQEITSQLAQINQHDYSQHRHIENPYQHPSQQASLNPHHGIYHLNPNIQNSYEEIDPRPVGPNSAGPNPPIPVPGYSLPPELPPIHPQLPGLVNSLIDAKEADKFITTPIATTTTEPPPTTTTTTTTTTTEVPTTTYRPRVRQRGRITARTTTTPLPTSLTVGSTTQRNYERTRRPFNRSRSRFTTTTTTEEYKDTYEPSRSKVTDTTTRYTQEQYRRPTTPKIQKFKTRNHEASNQISNPQTQETLADEGSIPEDLGNSRQPYQNYNLPLTGNPSTYGDEHSFTTERDYSKNPNYPQLSHDRFRGSDTGYQSNLESQGYDYDVREGANNNNNNNNNAPSTPISVTPEYYYADKTESIEGVTDTPYSQVDYRPSINYSNNNNDDNDNDNNNNSNEDDRSSTSGENSPVLNNNQYSAEIHPRPYESFSEPETTTEVPTTTEQAPVIIRQRVRARLGGRPRQDSPIQTAPRGSQDEYVHFSAVNQPAQRVSTTARTTRPTRPKTRPNYLTTAQVLSEGNDYVRIQSANRPHPKTIVQAAAPKTTTTTTTTTVAPISNDDSSDEEYGFIRKPNFNQPHNLISSKFRAPESPIQLQNIAPTDETAADSSPTHTQVPNKNRQKYQSPNRPRPTIKSSNNAPITTTPAAVDNQLYTAKPRVRAEEPKNRIRTRVRRPGRRRTTTTSTTTEGPLDENNNLPLEENYPRISINQKDSSIERQSIYDANYETLPVNTGSNGPSRSDYVYENYPSQEFMLNFGASDIVEEQQDQSNLRHQAHSDESRLRPYSHQPDSDIYGSESQWSTKLTKSSFQPANQLPEDQVLRKQKEFTEMGVENKGEAPEIITARPEDAFITVLVASDNQTNTPGLDMTSETTVPTDFGQKSSAAEEVTGTGENLAPRRRIPSRRRRIRVRVRPSPSDDFVTAESQHFNSAVNNFVHEQVKPSFNDQSSSKYRENLNNYKEPPTPEVPTESITTTGIAPTTTTTTTTTTIPDSTINTEITERTQSEVSTSLPVTNETTETIKSDGDSYNTDSGITTTDSAPATYETTIFGDSFSTESTTPPVPQHKSWDSSKAYTDWLMRKMKKPLKSEYDWTKKDGDSKEAKGKDRDDGNGNEEHPKNHRSEWSEVRYPDRSIFGYGRSDKQEETSTTQVPGVVTKTEGESNVETISDYVQAIFDTMKTADEEHAILDNAPDLWDDETKPTTQPHSHSSSTSISVSTFTPTPTPTSTETSTADKPTALVDNRGDKAGKVVERIEKRKETDAERRIQILTETETETETETKTTEESTSTINPSNDGSAPNILGTLITTTEPPTAKNASALLGAILRTSTSTKVSHMTEICYRGRCVMTKPNKDSHNR; encoded by the exons atg ATTGTAAGGAAGATGATGATATCAATGATAACCTGGCTAAGTCTGTCGACTCTCGTGTCAGTGGAGAGTAGCGATAGATGGTCACGTCAGACGTCAAACAGCGAGTGGATTCCCTTAGCACGTCCGAGATCGGCACTTCCGCATCAGACGTCAGTGGTCAGTAGTCACAGTCAGTCACCCTCTGGCTCGGTTTTATTACGTAAtaccaataataatattcaatcgCTCAACTTACCTCCGGCATTGCAGCAAGAATACCAGCAGCAGTTATTGCAACTTCAAAAAACTCAAGAGAGCATCCAGAAACTTTTGTTGTTGCAGCAACAGCTACGATCGCAACAACAATTGCtacaa aatcAGGCATACTTGCCTAATGTAGTGGACGATAACAAACAACCCTTTAGACAAAATGCGATTCCGAATCGTCAGGTCGATTTCAACTCCGAAACGTCACCGCCGCAATTGTCTCCAGATGCTTTGCCGCCGGTTTATTCTTCTCAGCAGTTCAAGCAATCCCAGGAGGCGGCAATAGAGGGTGGAGTACCTCCCTCTGGTGGCTCGGGCAATGATGATAAGGGGGAAAATTCTGATGAAGAG aTTCAGGTGGTATACGTGCCAGCGGAAACACTTGCGCAACGAGGCCAATCCAAAGAGGAAAGAAACCGCGACCATAACCAATTTTCATTCTCGCGACACGAGAATCGTTATTCCCCCCAAACTAACCAGCAGCAAGTGGATTCCCCGTCATCCACTGGCGTTTCAGCAGAAGACAACAATTATAATCAAGAGTATGTCCAGTTTCCCCAGGGACAGGAAGCTGTAGACCAATTTTACAAAGAGGCCCGTCAGAAGGAACTAGATCGTTTGAACGAGGAGGGCAAGGAAATAGCTCGCCAGGCAAAACTTCAAGCAGCAGCACGTCAACGAGAGCAAGAACGAGCTCGTCAGCGGGATATGGAAAAGAAAATCAAAGAATTGGCGAAAATTGAGGAACTTGCCAAGCAAAGGGAACTGGATCGCATCCGCGAGGCCCGAGAGCGTCAACGTGCTGAGGAAGAACAAGCTAGGCGGAAAGAAGAGAAAGCGCGTCAAGCCGAAATCGAACGGCTTGCGGCTTTGGAGAGACAGAAAAACGCCGAAATCGAACGTTCAATTGCTCGACAGAAAGAGCTGGAAAAATTAGCTCGTGAGGACGAGGAACATCGCGAGAAAGCCGCAGCTCTTAAGAGCTCAGAGGATCAAATCCATCATCAGCATCACACTGAAACTGGTAAACCCAAGGGAACTAGACACCGAAGCAAACCACGAACACGTCCGCAGAAAGAAGACAGTCAAGAGTCATCAACCATACCACCACCCAACCAGCCTCCGTTGGCAGTTTTCATGGGCCCAGATCTCGAGGCCCAGGAAAGCCAACCCCAGTTCCAAGTGATCGATGCCTTGCGTTTCCTACGAGACGCTAAAACTATCGCAGTGCTGGACCACGTTTCTTCTAGCAACCCCCGCGTGTTCGTTGGCCCCGCGAATCTAGATCCTCCACATGGATATTCCAAGTTCGAACTCCCTTATCTCTCGTCCCTAGACATGAATCGCGTGGAAAGACGCGTTGACAAGCTGCCATTCTTTGTAGCGCCTTTAAGCTTCAATCCACCAGTCGGCTACTACAAAATTCCTTTCCCACATCCGCACATTGGGTCGGTGATAGTAAACAGCATCGACGACAATATCGGTCCCTCTGCCAGCCAAGAGAGCTCGAAAACGGTCCCCAATGTCATTGACCAGAATCTGCCATTCACTGGACCCGGACAAGCCTATCAAGCTTCCTATGATTCGGCCAATCTTGCGCCCTATGGTTACTCGCCAGCTCAGCAGCAGACAGTGACTCCACAGTACCCTGGTTCTTATCCAACTGCCAACGAAGGCTACAAGTACCGACACCAATACGATCAGCAGTCGGTCACTCCTTATCCAAATGAGTACACGACCGATTACCGAAAGCCAAATGTCGTGTCTTCGTACTCCTACAACCCGGAACTGAACCCCACGACCCCCGCTTACCAGGACGGGTACTCGCATACCCGAGTCCAGCCGAACAAGGACCAGGAAATAACCTCCCAGTTGGCGCAGATAAACCAACACGACTACTCTCAGCACAGACACATCGAAAACCCCTACCAGCATCCTAGTCAACAGGCTTCATTGAACCCGCACCACGGAATCTATCACCTCAACCCCAACATCCAGAACTCCTATGAAGAAATTGATCCCCGTCCCGTAGGCCCCAACTCAGCGGGACCCAATCCACCGATTCCAGTGCCCGGTTACAGTCTGCCACCAGAGTTACCGCCAATTCACCCGCAACTTCCGGGTCTGGTTAATTCACTGATTGATGCTAAAGAGGCCGATAAGTTTATCACAACTCCTATCGCCACCACCACAACTGAACCTCCACCAaccacaacaacaacaacaacaactacGACCACTGAAGTGCCCACAACAACTTACAGACCACGTGTCCGACAGAG GGGTAGAATCACCGCTCGCACTACTACTACTCCCTTGCCGACTTCTCTCACCGTTGGGTCAACTACACAGCGTAATTACGAACGTACACGGAGACCATTTAACAGATCTAGATCACGATTCACGACCACCACCACCACGGAAGAGTACAAGGACACTTACGAGCCAAGTAGGTCTAAAGTTACAGACACCACTACCAGATACACCCAAGAGCAGTATCGCCGGCCCACTACACCCAAGATACAAAAGTTCAAGACTCGTAATCACGAA GCATCGAATCAAATTTCAAACCCACAAACCCAGGAGACTTTGGCTGACGAAGGAAGCATCCCCGAAGATTTAGGTAACTCACGTCAGCCATATCAAAATTACAACCTGCCACTCACCGGAAACCCGTCGACGTACGGTGACGAGCACTCGTTCACAACTGAACGTGATTACTCGAAAAATCCAAATTATCCCCAACTATCTCATGACAGGTTCCGTGGATCTGATACCGGTTATCAGAGTAATCTAGAGAGCCAGGGGTATGATTATGATGTACGTGAGGgtgctaataataataataataataataataatgctccGTCGACACCAATATCAGTGACACCTGAGTATTATTACGCCGATAAAACTGAAAGTATTGAGGGGGTAACGGACACGCCTTATTCTCAAGTAGACTATCGTCCTAGTATTAATtacagcaataataataatgatgacaatgataatgataataataataatagtaatgaagaTGACAGAAGTAGTACAAGTGGTGAAAATAGTCCggtgttaaataataatcaatactcTGCGGAAATTCACCCGCGACCTTATGAATCTTTTTCTGAGCCTGAA ACGACGACAGAAGTGCCAACGACGACAGAACAGGCACCGGTGATAATTCGGCAGAGAGTACGAGCTCGTTTAGGTGGTCGTCCGCGACAGGATTCCCCAATTCAAACGGCACCACGTGGCTCTCAGGATGAGTACGTGCACTTTAGTGCAGTCAATCAACCGGCACAACGAGTGTCGACGACGGCACGTACGACTCGGCCGACAAGACCGAAGACACGGCCTAATTATCTCACCACGGCCCAGGTGCTGAGCGAGGGAAATGACTATGTGAGAATACAGTCGGCAAATCGCCCGCATCCAAAGACTATTGTGCAAGCCGCCGCTCCTAAAACTACAACTACAACTACAACTACTACTGTCGCTCCAATTAGCAATGACGACTCCAGTGACGAAGAGTACGGATTTATACGCAAGCCCAATTTTAATCAACCGCATAATCTTATTAGCAGCAAATTTCGCGCTCCGGAATCACCA ATACAGCTACAAAATATAGCGCCGACAGATGAAACAGCTGCAGATTCAAGTCCGACCCACACACAAGTGCCGAATAAGAACCGTCAGAAATATCAGTCGCCAAATCGTCCACGGCCGACTATAAAGTCATCAAATAACGCTCCTATTACTACGACACCAGCTGCAGTGGATAACCAATTGTACACAGCGAAGCCTAGAGTAAGAGCAGAAGAACCCAAGAACCGAATCCGGACTCGGGTACGCAGACCAGGACGTCGGCGTACTACGACTACAAGTACCACGACCGAGGGCCCACTTGACGAGAATAATAATCTCCCACTAGAAGAAAATTATCCCAGGATTTCGATAAATCAAAAGGATTCAAGTATCGAGAGGCAATCGATTTATGACGCGAATTATGAAACCCTTCCAGTTAATACCGGATCAAATGGACCGAGTCGCTCGGATTATGTCTACGAAaac TATCCAAGCCAAGAATTCATGCTGAATTTCGGGGCCTCAGACATCGTCGAAGAGCAGCAAGACCAAAGTAATCTGCGGCATCAAGCCCATAGTGATGAATCGCGGCTGAGACCTTACTCCCATCAACCAGACTCAGATATTTACGGATCTGAGAGCCAGTGGTCGACCAAGCTGACCAAGTCCTCTTTCCAGCCGGCCAACCAGCTTCCAGAGGACCAAGTACTCAGAAAACAGAAAGAGTTTACAGAGATGGGCGTCGAAAACAAAGGGGAGGCACCGGAAATAATCACCGCGCGTCCCGAAGATGCTTTTATCACCGTCCTAGTCGCTTCTGACAATCAAACCAACACCCCCGGGCTAGACATGACTAGCGAGACCACTGTGCCAACTGATTTCGGACAGAAGTCGTCGGCAGCTGAAGAAGTTACAGGCACTGGCGAAAATTTGGCTCCTAGAAGAAGg ATCCCaagtagaagaagaagaattCGTGTCCGTGTCCGTCCATCTCCATCCGACGACTTTGTAACCGCAGAATCCCAGCACTTCAACTCAGCCGTCAACAATTTCGTCCACGAACAAGTGAAACCATCTTTTAACGATCAGTCTTCATCAAAATACCGcgaaaatctaaataattacaaagaaCCTCCAACGCCAGAAGTTCCTACCGAATCAATAACAACCACTGGCATTGCCCCTACTACAACAACAACCACCACTACAACGACAATACCCGATTCAACCATCAATACTGAAATTACAGAGCGCACACAGTCAGAAGTATCTACGTCACTTCCAGTCACTAATGAAACAACAGAGACAATAAAAAGCGACGGTGATAGCTATAACACAGACTCGGGAATAACAACAACCGATAGTGCCCCAGCTACATACGAGACGACTATTTTTGGAGATTCCTTTTCCACTGAGTCGACGACTCCTCCGGTTCCCCAGCACAAATCTTGGGACTCGAGCAAAGCCTACACCGATTGGCTGATGCGCAAAATGAAGAAGCCTTTGAAGTCTGAGTATGATTGGACGAAAAAAGACGGAGATAGCAAAGAAGCTAAAGGTAAAGACAGAGATGATGGAAATGGTAACGAAGAGCATCCGAAAAATCACAGAAGCGAGTGGAGCGAAGTTCGTTATCCAGATCGCAGCATTTTCGGCTACGGGCGCTCGGATAAACAGGAAGAAACTTCGACGACTCAGGTACCGGGTGTCGTTACAAAGACAGAAGGCGAATCTAACGTGGAAACTATTTCCGATTATGTGCAAGCTATTTTTGATACCATGAAGACTGCGGATGAGGAACACGCGATCCTTGACAACGCTCCAGATTTGTGGGATGATGAAACTAAACCCACTACTCAACCTCACAGTCATTCTTCTTCCACTTCTATTTCTGTTTCAACTTTTACTCCTACCCCTACCCCTACTTCAACAGAAACTTCAACTGCTGATAAGCCGACGGCGTTGGTCGATAATCGAGGGGATAAAGCTGGCAAAGTTGTGGAAAGAATTGAGAAGAGAAAAGAAACAGATGCAGAAAGACGGATACAGATACTGACAGAGACGGAGACTGAGACGGAGACGGAAACAAAGACAACTGAAGAATCCACGAGTACGATTAATCCCAGTAATGACGGCAGTGCACCCAATATTCTAGGCACGCTGATAACTACAACAGAACCGCCAACTGCTAAGAATGCCTCGGCATTGTTGGGCGCGATCCTGAGGACCTCGACCTCCACCAAAGTATCGCATATGACGGAAATATGCTATCGAGGACGTTGTGTTATGACTAAGCCCAACAAGGATTCCCACAATAGATGA